In Myxococcales bacterium, a single genomic region encodes these proteins:
- a CDS encoding C-type lectin domain-containing protein has protein sequence MRWLAPESLRPTTPRPRLQRLGALAFAVAAISACAQDFDAFQLVADGSAGAEGASITQAGPDGGAVTGEGGAVTDSSAIDGALITDATTPDAAPGDASTPDSSVPVDASADARLPACTESGAVLALGHCYFGLAANQSWDAAKASCEAAGAHLVTITSAAEQTVAAGFASGKERWIALRRPNGSAANDASYTWSTGEARGGFSSWASNEPNGSGECVRLTNGGSWGDTSCNGGGGGRSGLCERD, from the coding sequence ATGCGCTGGTTGGCTCCTGAATCTCTTCGCCCGACGACCCCGCGGCCCCGGCTTCAGAGACTTGGGGCACTGGCGTTCGCCGTCGCCGCGATATCGGCGTGCGCTCAGGACTTCGACGCGTTCCAGCTGGTCGCTGACGGGAGCGCTGGTGCCGAGGGCGCTTCGATCACGCAGGCCGGCCCGGACGGCGGCGCGGTCACGGGCGAGGGCGGCGCGGTGACCGATTCGTCGGCCATCGACGGCGCCCTCATCACCGACGCCACCACCCCCGACGCTGCGCCTGGCGACGCGTCCACGCCTGATTCGTCTGTGCCGGTAGACGCTAGCGCCGACGCGCGACTGCCGGCTTGCACCGAGTCGGGGGCGGTCTTGGCTCTAGGCCATTGCTACTTCGGGCTCGCCGCCAACCAGTCTTGGGATGCGGCGAAGGCCTCTTGCGAAGCCGCTGGCGCGCACCTCGTCACGATCACGAGTGCGGCCGAGCAGACGGTTGCAGCGGGCTTCGCCAGCGGCAAGGAGCGCTGGATTGCGCTGCGCCGGCCCAACGGCTCCGCCGCCAACGATGCGTCGTACACGTGGTCGACCGGTGAGGCGCGCGGCGGCTTCAGCAGTTGGGCGAGCAACGAACCCAACGGCTCCGGGGAATGCGTGCGATTGACCAACGGCGGCTCCTGGGGCGATACGTCCTGCAACGGTGGCGGCGGCGGTCGTTCCGGACTCTGCGAACGCGACTGA
- a CDS encoding metallophosphoesterase family protein, giving the protein MTTTTERVALPLSGGKLRLVVVADTHSAPHARSAALVAEQRPDRILHAGDIGDRSVVVDLAKVAPTLAVRGNIDDLELPDELVVDVCGDDGASLTRILLLHIAVNGPRLRADAARRARAEDAALVICGHSHVPFLGQDGPFVIFNPGSIGPRRFDLPIVFGVIDISRSGVELHHVDCESGRRWVPKRPV; this is encoded by the coding sequence GTGACCACGACCACGGAACGCGTCGCCCTGCCGCTCTCGGGTGGCAAGCTGCGCCTCGTGGTGGTCGCCGACACGCACAGCGCGCCGCACGCGCGGAGCGCCGCGCTCGTCGCCGAGCAGCGCCCAGACCGCATCCTCCACGCGGGTGACATCGGAGACCGCTCGGTCGTTGTTGACCTTGCCAAGGTCGCGCCGACACTGGCGGTGCGCGGCAACATCGATGACCTGGAGCTGCCCGACGAGCTCGTCGTCGACGTCTGCGGCGATGATGGTGCGTCCCTGACGCGCATTTTGCTCCTTCACATCGCGGTCAACGGACCGCGGCTCCGCGCCGACGCGGCCCGCCGGGCGCGCGCCGAGGACGCTGCGCTGGTCATTTGTGGCCATTCGCACGTGCCCTTCCTTGGCCAAGACGGTCCCTTCGTGATCTTCAACCCTGGCTCCATCGGCCCCCGCCGCTTTGACCTCCCGATCGTCTTCGGCGTCATCGACATCTCACGCAGCGGCGTGGAGCTTCATCACGTCGACTGCGAAAGCGGGCGCCGCTGGGTGCCGAAGCGGCCTGTCTGA
- a CDS encoding CDP-alcohol phosphatidyltransferase family protein yields the protein MGRYRARDAVRLPSLISWSRVPLALLFPFAVHDPWLAATVLLAAALSDVVDGALARRLGLVTATGAVIDGLTDKLFVATVVVTLVVVGTLPASATLLLGAREIGEAPLVVWYAVSARLRRARVQAPAANVPGKVATVLQFAAVVFAIFGSPHTTALLWGTGAAGVIAAISYARRAVGLYRAFP from the coding sequence GTGGGGCGCTACCGGGCTAGAGACGCGGTTCGCCTGCCGAGCCTCATCAGCTGGTCCAGGGTTCCGCTCGCGCTGCTGTTCCCCTTCGCGGTGCACGACCCTTGGCTCGCTGCGACGGTGCTCTTGGCCGCCGCCTTGAGCGACGTCGTGGACGGGGCATTGGCCCGCCGCCTCGGCCTCGTGACGGCCACCGGGGCCGTCATCGACGGGCTCACCGACAAGCTCTTCGTCGCCACCGTAGTCGTGACGCTCGTTGTTGTGGGCACCCTCCCGGCCTCGGCGACGCTGCTCTTGGGGGCTCGCGAAATCGGCGAGGCTCCGCTCGTTGTCTGGTACGCCGTGAGCGCCCGGCTCCGGCGCGCCCGCGTGCAAGCGCCGGCGGCCAACGTGCCTGGCAAGGTCGCGACGGTGCTTCAGTTTGCCGCCGTCGTGTTCGCGATCTTCGGCTCGCCGCACACGACCGCCTTGCTCTGGGGGACCGGGGCGGCCGGTGTCATCGCCGCCATCAGCTATGCGCGGCGGGCGGTGGGCCTCTACCGAGCCTTCCCGTAG
- a CDS encoding pyridoxal phosphate-dependent aminotransferase family protein, translated as MSFIDEKARKELARVREARENQVYPYFREFETGGLHTQIAGRPIVNFSSNDYLGLTNHPKVKAASIRAVEKYACGLSSSRVQATTVEHVELEKRLAKWFGFESCLMFTTGYQAMLGTLVSLADKDTTIVLDSLSHACILDGTFLAAGIPKNGCEVRFFNHNSAKSLERILSTRERKNALVVVEGIYSLDGDRAHLTEFVDICAKYDAVLVVDDAHGTGTLGERGTGILEEMNLVGKVPVVVSTFSKTFGGIGGLLLGSTEVVEYIKHTARSFLFSASLPVPVVAAASTILDMLELEGPALVKELHQKAGYMRSQLTSIGFDLGASNTHIMPVMCREERKTLFMHVALLECGVMMVPITYPAVKHGEERLRVNVTRGHTQEDIDLALELLKSYGEAFFVLSGEEIGPMETA; from the coding sequence GTGAGCTTCATCGACGAAAAGGCACGCAAAGAGCTCGCGCGCGTGCGCGAAGCTCGGGAAAATCAGGTCTACCCCTACTTCCGCGAGTTCGAGACCGGCGGCCTGCACACCCAAATTGCTGGGCGCCCCATCGTCAACTTCAGCTCCAACGACTACCTCGGCCTCACCAATCACCCGAAGGTCAAGGCCGCGTCCATCCGCGCCGTTGAGAAGTACGCCTGCGGCCTTTCGAGCTCTCGCGTTCAGGCCACGACGGTCGAGCACGTGGAACTCGAGAAGCGCCTCGCCAAGTGGTTTGGCTTCGAAAGCTGCCTCATGTTCACCACCGGGTATCAGGCGATGCTCGGTACGCTCGTGTCGCTCGCCGACAAAGATACGACCATCGTCCTCGACAGCTTGAGCCACGCCTGCATCCTCGACGGGACGTTCCTCGCCGCGGGCATCCCGAAAAACGGCTGCGAGGTCCGCTTCTTCAACCACAACTCGGCCAAGAGCCTCGAGCGCATCCTCTCCACGCGCGAGCGGAAGAACGCGCTCGTGGTCGTTGAGGGGATTTACTCACTCGACGGCGATCGCGCCCACCTGACCGAGTTTGTCGACATCTGCGCCAAGTACGACGCGGTCCTCGTCGTCGACGACGCCCACGGCACGGGCACGCTCGGCGAGCGCGGCACGGGCATTCTTGAAGAGATGAACCTCGTCGGGAAGGTGCCCGTCGTGGTCTCGACCTTCTCCAAGACCTTTGGCGGCATCGGCGGACTCTTGCTCGGGTCGACTGAGGTCGTCGAGTACATCAAGCACACGGCGCGCTCGTTCCTCTTCAGTGCATCGTTGCCGGTGCCCGTGGTGGCCGCCGCGAGCACCATCTTGGACATGCTCGAGCTGGAAGGCCCGGCGCTCGTCAAGGAGCTCCACCAAAAGGCCGGCTACATGCGCAGCCAGCTCACGAGCATCGGCTTCGATCTCGGAGCCTCGAACACGCACATCATGCCGGTCATGTGTCGCGAGGAGCGCAAGACGCTGTTCATGCACGTGGCGCTCCTTGAGTGCGGGGTGATGATGGTGCCCATCACCTATCCGGCGGTCAAACACGGCGAAGAGCGCCTTCGCGTCAACGTGACCCGAGGCCACACGCAAGAAGACATCGACCTCGCCTTGGAGTTGCTCAAGAGCTACGGCGAAGCGTTCTTCGTCCTCTCCGGCGAAGAGATCGGCCCGATGGAAACCGCGTGA
- a CDS encoding MFS transporter: MIKSPAKVLALLTGLNLLNYLDRYVLSAVLPKIQEDLHLSNFTAGLLGAVFMVSYFLASPLFGSLADRGRRTPLLALGVCVWSVATVMSGLATGTVSLFIARAFVGVGEASYATIAPTLIDDLAPMEKKGRWLAIFFAATPIGSALGYLMGGPAAQAFGWRSAFFIAGGPGILLALSCLAIVEPARVLAPVRVSVLAELRPLFAGVTRLFARADAKLTSVSPLLEIPLYRAAVFGYCAQTAAVGAFAFWAPKFLYATHGLSLGRANVLFGAVTVIGGAVGTWLGGTLGDRAGKKLAGEDGMVRGYLRVSAWGGIIAAPAAMLAFLARSSTEFFVVAFICEVGLFAATSPINAAILRAVPEGRRASAMALTILLIHLLGDLWSPAAVGFLADQLPLRIAMQVLPVGIALSALFWWRVPRTKAVPSA, from the coding sequence ATGATCAAGAGCCCCGCGAAGGTCTTGGCCCTGTTAACGGGCCTGAACCTCCTCAACTACCTCGACCGGTACGTGCTCTCGGCGGTGCTCCCCAAGATCCAGGAGGATCTGCACCTCTCGAACTTCACGGCGGGTCTGCTCGGCGCCGTCTTCATGGTGAGCTACTTCCTGGCGAGTCCGCTGTTCGGCTCCCTCGCGGATCGCGGACGGCGCACGCCGCTCCTCGCGCTCGGCGTTTGTGTCTGGAGCGTCGCAACGGTGATGTCGGGGCTGGCTACGGGGACCGTGTCGCTCTTCATCGCGCGCGCGTTCGTCGGCGTTGGAGAGGCTAGCTACGCGACCATCGCGCCGACGCTCATCGACGACCTCGCGCCGATGGAGAAGAAGGGGCGCTGGCTCGCCATCTTCTTCGCGGCAACGCCCATCGGCTCGGCGCTGGGGTACCTCATGGGGGGCCCAGCGGCCCAGGCCTTCGGCTGGCGCTCGGCGTTCTTCATCGCCGGCGGCCCCGGCATCCTCCTGGCCCTCTCGTGCCTCGCCATCGTGGAGCCGGCGCGTGTCCTCGCGCCGGTGCGCGTGTCCGTACTTGCCGAGCTCCGTCCGCTCTTCGCCGGCGTGACCCGGCTCTTTGCGCGCGCCGACGCCAAGCTGACGTCTGTCTCGCCGCTCCTCGAGATCCCGCTCTATCGGGCCGCCGTGTTTGGCTATTGCGCGCAGACGGCGGCTGTCGGGGCTTTCGCGTTCTGGGCGCCGAAGTTCCTCTACGCGACGCACGGCCTCTCGCTCGGACGTGCCAATGTGCTTTTCGGCGCCGTCACCGTCATTGGTGGCGCCGTGGGTACGTGGCTCGGTGGAACGCTCGGAGATCGCGCCGGGAAGAAGCTCGCCGGCGAAGACGGCATGGTGCGCGGCTACCTGCGCGTCTCGGCGTGGGGCGGCATCATCGCCGCGCCCGCTGCGATGCTCGCGTTCCTCGCGCGGAGCTCCACGGAGTTCTTCGTTGTGGCGTTCATCTGCGAGGTCGGACTCTTCGCGGCCACCTCGCCCATCAACGCGGCCATCTTGCGCGCCGTGCCGGAAGGCCGCCGCGCGAGCGCCATGGCCCTCACGATTCTTCTGATCCACCTCCTCGGCGATTTGTGGTCCCCCGCCGCCGTTGGCTTCCTCGCCGATCAGCTGCCGCTGCGCATCGCCATGCAAGTGCTGCCCGTGGGCATCGCGCTGAGCGCACTCTTCTGGTGGCGCGTGCCGCGCACGAAAGCAGTCCCAAGCGCTTAA
- a CDS encoding TetR/AcrR family transcriptional regulator, which translates to MATRRSTAGSTERATERTHDGGDDRLRARARGRGKYDRSLAADERTREKRQILYQAATRVFASRGYTKSTVDDVCDAAGVSRRTFYEHFRDLEDLFMRLHDRLGRMAFAAVEAFVTAHEDPDDQTRAGVEGLLGLVARFPAESRVVFRELWGLGPEAFRLRYALLARFAALMTRGLSAAHAAGRYRKPPDEIRVYALVSAIEAVGMKYMDSGEHERALEAAPALVDMIIAAFR; encoded by the coding sequence ATGGCGACCCGACGCTCGACTGCAGGCTCGACGGAACGCGCAACTGAGCGCACGCATGACGGCGGTGACGACCGTTTGCGCGCGCGCGCCCGCGGACGCGGCAAATACGACCGCTCGCTCGCCGCCGACGAACGCACGCGCGAGAAACGGCAAATCCTCTATCAGGCGGCGACGCGGGTCTTCGCATCACGCGGCTACACGAAGTCGACGGTCGACGACGTGTGCGACGCCGCGGGCGTGAGCCGCCGAACGTTCTACGAGCACTTCCGAGATCTCGAGGACCTCTTCATGCGCCTCCACGATCGCCTCGGTCGCATGGCCTTTGCGGCCGTCGAGGCATTCGTGACGGCACACGAGGACCCGGATGATCAGACGCGCGCTGGTGTCGAAGGGCTCTTGGGCCTCGTCGCGCGATTCCCTGCCGAGTCGCGGGTCGTGTTTCGCGAGCTATGGGGCCTCGGCCCCGAGGCATTCCGCCTCCGCTACGCGCTCCTCGCACGTTTCGCTGCGCTGATGACGCGGGGCCTTTCGGCGGCCCACGCGGCAGGTCGCTATCGGAAGCCACCGGACGAAATCCGCGTCTACGCCCTCGTGTCGGCCATCGAGGCGGTGGGAATGAAGTACATGGATTCGGGCGAGCACGAACGGGCCCTCGAGGCCGCGCCGGCGCTAGTCGACATGATCATCGCGGCCTTTCGGTGA
- a CDS encoding DNA topoisomerase VI subunit B has protein sequence MAKEPKKKLPAAKTPPVAKSAKGKKAETPKVAARAEAPPAPRGKAKAPVKTEPPEDAPESVDTDKARPARRASAETMASRQREISVSEFFTKNRHLLGFDNPAKALLTTVKEAVDNALDACEEAGILPEIIVEIDEVSENRFRVAIEDSGPGIVKAQIPKIFAKLLYGSKFHRLKQSRGQQGIGISAAGLYGQLTTGKPVTIISKTGKGRPAHRMAIRIDNKRNQPDVVKDDTVEWEKEHGTRVEIELVGAYRGGRTGVDAYLEQTVVANPHLALRYKTPKGEVTDYPRVSNDLPREAQEIKPHPHGVELGMLISMLNDHAGETVKHVLTESFSRVSPAIAEQICSMAKVSSKAKAGSIHGDAVEALHKALGQVKVMAPPASCIVPIGEELLIEGLKRRFKAEVYFSSTRPPSVYRGNPFVVEVGVAYGGELPLDEPGEILRFANRVPLQYQPKACAISESVYDTNWKAYGLAQPKGGLPVGPLAIVVHLASVWVPFTSEAKEAVAHYDDLLREMRLALQECGRKLGAHVRAKAKADNELKRMSIFQRYIPEVAGALGAILSVPKDKVEKVFYETLPKYVNIVLQPDDEAPPSGGGPGGGAAPAPAPRDGTMPPPALPAALPTKGGKGKAAKVAPASPKKSKKGAPEQLSLV, from the coding sequence ATGGCAAAAGAACCCAAAAAGAAGCTCCCGGCCGCCAAAACGCCACCTGTCGCCAAGTCCGCGAAGGGAAAAAAGGCGGAGACGCCGAAGGTCGCGGCGAGAGCCGAAGCCCCGCCAGCCCCGAGGGGCAAGGCCAAGGCCCCGGTGAAGACGGAGCCCCCGGAAGATGCCCCGGAGTCCGTCGACACCGACAAGGCTCGCCCCGCGCGCCGCGCCAGCGCCGAGACGATGGCCTCGCGCCAGCGCGAGATTTCCGTAAGCGAGTTCTTCACGAAGAACCGGCACCTCCTTGGCTTCGACAACCCTGCCAAGGCGCTCCTCACGACTGTGAAGGAAGCCGTCGACAACGCCCTCGACGCCTGTGAAGAGGCGGGCATCCTTCCGGAGATCATCGTCGAGATCGACGAGGTGAGTGAAAACCGTTTCCGCGTGGCCATCGAAGACAGCGGCCCCGGCATCGTCAAGGCGCAGATCCCGAAGATCTTCGCCAAGCTGCTCTACGGCTCCAAGTTTCACCGGCTCAAGCAGTCGCGCGGTCAACAAGGCATCGGTATCAGCGCCGCGGGCCTCTACGGCCAGCTCACCACCGGCAAGCCCGTCACGATCATCTCGAAGACGGGCAAGGGGCGGCCCGCGCACCGCATGGCGATCCGCATCGACAACAAGCGGAATCAGCCGGACGTCGTGAAAGACGACACCGTCGAGTGGGAGAAGGAGCACGGAACGCGCGTCGAAATCGAGCTTGTCGGAGCCTATCGAGGCGGCCGCACCGGGGTTGACGCGTATCTCGAGCAGACGGTCGTCGCCAACCCGCACCTTGCGCTCCGCTACAAGACCCCGAAGGGCGAGGTGACCGACTACCCGCGCGTCTCCAACGACCTTCCGCGAGAAGCGCAGGAGATCAAGCCCCACCCGCACGGCGTTGAGCTCGGCATGCTCATCAGCATGCTCAACGACCACGCGGGCGAGACGGTGAAACACGTCCTCACGGAGTCCTTTTCGCGCGTGAGTCCCGCCATCGCCGAGCAAATCTGCAGCATGGCCAAGGTCAGCTCCAAGGCCAAGGCTGGCAGCATTCACGGCGATGCCGTTGAGGCGCTCCATAAGGCTCTTGGACAGGTCAAGGTCATGGCGCCGCCGGCGTCGTGCATCGTTCCTATCGGCGAAGAGCTCCTCATCGAGGGGCTCAAGCGCCGTTTCAAGGCCGAGGTCTACTTCTCCTCGACGCGCCCGCCCTCGGTCTATCGCGGCAATCCCTTCGTGGTGGAGGTCGGCGTGGCCTACGGCGGCGAGCTCCCGCTCGACGAGCCCGGCGAGATTCTGCGCTTCGCCAATCGTGTGCCCTTGCAGTACCAACCCAAGGCCTGCGCCATCAGCGAGTCGGTCTACGACACCAACTGGAAAGCCTACGGGTTGGCTCAGCCAAAGGGCGGCCTCCCCGTCGGACCGCTCGCCATCGTCGTGCACCTTGCGAGCGTTTGGGTGCCGTTCACGAGCGAGGCAAAAGAGGCCGTCGCCCACTACGACGACCTCCTTCGTGAGATGCGCCTGGCGCTTCAGGAGTGTGGCCGCAAGCTTGGCGCGCACGTTCGCGCCAAGGCGAAGGCTGACAACGAGCTCAAGCGCATGAGCATCTTCCAGCGCTACATCCCTGAGGTCGCCGGAGCCCTCGGCGCGATCCTCAGCGTCCCCAAGGACAAGGTCGAGAAGGTCTTCTACGAGACCCTCCCCAAGTACGTGAACATCGTGCTCCAACCCGACGACGAGGCGCCGCCCTCGGGCGGCGGGCCCGGTGGCGGTGCGGCGCCAGCTCCCGCGCCTCGAGACGGCACGATGCCGCCGCCAGCGCTGCCCGCAGCTCTCCCCACGAAGGGCGGCAAAGGCAAGGCGGCAAAGGTCGCGCCGGCGTCGCCCAAGAAGAGCAAGAAGGGCGCCCCGGAGCAGCTCTCGCTCGTCTGA
- a CDS encoding DNA topoisomerase IV subunit A, with protein MAAKKKAATKKTPQPKAPETPQAAPRASLPKESPPSAKDERTLGRIRKLAAQTLAEVKGGSNPTLEIRTRALSNVSFNEKKRIIELGDKTQSREFFNTNMARKFMQTFLVANGCKTLLEQNKTVSIRQMFYMTKHTLKGTSENTFDEQSESDPIIEDLEVATDSLREELHLYANKKGLIAGAMVVNDAGDVIDLTKMGRGGWGIPSICEDDQLKFVSNKADFVLLVEKQAIWLRLNEDRFWEKHNCILMTSEGQGARGVRRLLQRLATEVKLPVYVLVDNDPWGLYIYSVLKQGSISLAYESMRLAVPNVRFLGMSAFDYKKFTLPDAVEIKLSKEDIARAEQMKAYQWFADKKWQREINELLKNGFKMEVDSLLSKSISFISEEYIPKKIRDKDWLI; from the coding sequence ATGGCCGCCAAGAAGAAAGCTGCCACGAAGAAGACGCCCCAGCCTAAGGCGCCCGAGACGCCTCAGGCGGCCCCCCGAGCTTCGCTCCCGAAGGAGAGTCCGCCGTCGGCCAAAGACGAGCGGACCCTCGGGCGCATACGCAAGCTGGCCGCGCAGACGCTCGCCGAGGTCAAGGGCGGCTCGAATCCGACGCTCGAGATTCGCACGCGAGCGTTGTCGAACGTCTCCTTCAACGAGAAGAAGCGGATCATTGAGCTGGGTGACAAGACGCAGTCGCGCGAGTTCTTCAACACGAACATGGCGCGAAAGTTCATGCAGACGTTCCTCGTGGCCAACGGCTGCAAGACGCTCCTTGAGCAGAACAAGACCGTCAGCATTCGTCAGATGTTCTACATGACGAAACACACGCTGAAGGGCACCAGCGAGAACACCTTCGACGAGCAAAGCGAGAGCGATCCCATCATCGAGGACCTCGAGGTGGCAACCGACTCGCTCCGCGAAGAGCTCCACCTGTACGCGAACAAGAAGGGCCTCATCGCGGGCGCCATGGTCGTCAACGACGCCGGCGACGTCATCGACCTCACGAAGATGGGACGCGGCGGCTGGGGCATTCCGAGCATCTGCGAAGACGACCAGCTCAAGTTCGTCTCCAACAAGGCGGACTTCGTCCTGCTCGTTGAGAAGCAGGCCATCTGGCTTCGCCTCAACGAGGACCGCTTCTGGGAGAAGCACAACTGCATCCTCATGACGAGCGAAGGGCAGGGGGCCCGCGGCGTGCGGCGCTTGCTCCAACGACTCGCCACTGAGGTGAAGCTGCCCGTCTACGTGCTCGTCGACAACGATCCGTGGGGACTCTACATCTATTCCGTCTTGAAGCAGGGCTCCATCAGCCTCGCCTACGAATCGATGCGCCTCGCCGTCCCGAACGTGCGTTTCTTGGGCATGAGCGCCTTCGACTACAAGAAGTTCACGCTGCCCGACGCCGTCGAGATCAAGCTCTCGAAGGAAGACATCGCTCGCGCTGAGCAGATGAAGGCCTACCAGTGGTTCGCCGACAAGAAGTGGCAGCGCGAGATCAACGAGCTTCTGAAGAACGGCTTCAAGATGGAAGTCGACTCGCTCCTCAGCAAGAGCATCTCCTTCATCAGCGAGGAGTACATTCCGAAGAAGATCCGCGACAAGGATTGGCTCATCTAG